A part of Gammaproteobacteria bacterium genomic DNA contains:
- a CDS encoding M1 family peptidase: protein MKSLRMQWGDQLPGSSQGWYKHRMNVRPTTMPFIRCLLLVAFALLGRSAIAMEKGVAVVGHDMKVTLDPEAGRLSVRDTLDLSGANAEAGFALYLHCALTPQMDPREGGIEAESECRDGERLRRFRLFPRAAPPGVTLSYEARLDSLGIDPEAEVLHLSGANGWYASVEGALSTFRLAVRMPPGWVSVSQGENSEMAGGTVSWREDKPQEDIHLVAGRYHVYEDTSGDVTVQVYLLQPEPELAQRYLDASRRYIGRYERLLGDYPYAKFALVENDRPTGYGMPSFTLLGSRVLRLPFIIDSSYPHEILHDWWGNGVYVDITQGNWSEALTTYLADHLQKEIQGRGAQYRRDTLGRYADYVSAGEDFPLSAFVSRHNDETQAVGYGKGMMMFHMLRRRLGDGPFVEGLRRFYRDQALKEASYNDLRRAMESATGADLVSFFTQWLTRTGAPILTIEDAGVQGQDGEWMLDLTLKQAQEGPAYELRVPVAVTVEGDDLAQEFVVDMKEKKRRVEIALPARPLRVDVDPDFDLFRRLDPRELPPTLGQVFGADKPLIVLPSSVSAGAAREYGALAAAWRRRYPGAEAVSDREIDALPEDRSVWLLGRENRFTAEFDRWVGERDGLDDVLRAASAAGRVGNASLVLAACRPHRPDVAVGMIAVDDTAALAGLARKLPHYGAYGYLLFEGSEPRNVMKGQWPSTGSPLAVDLGPGNDEVAAARRAVPRPLGEPVPVRAKAISVK from the coding sequence ATGAAGTCTTTGCGAATGCAGTGGGGCGACCAGTTGCCCGGTTCCAGTCAGGGGTGGTACAAGCACCGGATGAATGTCCGACCGACGACGATGCCGTTTATTCGCTGTCTTCTCCTTGTGGCGTTCGCCCTGCTCGGCCGGTCGGCAATCGCGATGGAGAAGGGCGTCGCGGTCGTAGGTCACGACATGAAGGTGACACTGGACCCGGAGGCCGGTCGGCTGTCCGTCAGGGACACCCTTGACCTGTCCGGCGCCAATGCGGAAGCGGGATTCGCGCTGTACCTGCATTGTGCGCTGACCCCGCAGATGGACCCTCGCGAGGGTGGGATCGAGGCGGAATCGGAATGCAGGGACGGGGAACGCCTTCGTCGATTTCGCCTCTTTCCCCGGGCCGCGCCCCCCGGAGTCACCTTGAGTTACGAGGCTCGCCTGGATTCGCTGGGTATCGACCCGGAAGCTGAAGTCCTGCATCTGTCCGGCGCGAACGGCTGGTACGCTTCCGTCGAGGGCGCGCTTTCGACGTTCCGTCTTGCGGTGCGAATGCCCCCGGGATGGGTGTCGGTGAGTCAGGGTGAAAACTCCGAGATGGCGGGTGGCACGGTGTCCTGGCGTGAGGACAAGCCCCAGGAGGACATCCATCTGGTGGCGGGGCGTTATCACGTCTATGAAGACACGAGCGGGGACGTGACTGTCCAGGTCTACCTGCTCCAGCCCGAACCGGAACTGGCGCAGCGCTATCTGGACGCCTCCCGGCGCTATATCGGGCGCTACGAGCGCCTGTTGGGCGACTATCCCTACGCCAAGTTTGCCCTGGTCGAGAACGACAGGCCGACCGGCTACGGCATGCCGTCCTTCACGTTGCTCGGCTCACGCGTATTGCGGCTGCCGTTCATCATCGATTCATCCTACCCACACGAGATCCTGCACGACTGGTGGGGCAACGGGGTCTACGTCGACATCACGCAGGGCAACTGGAGCGAGGCGCTGACGACCTACCTGGCGGACCACCTTCAGAAGGAGATTCAGGGGCGGGGGGCGCAGTACCGGCGAGATACGCTGGGCAGATACGCGGACTACGTGTCGGCGGGAGAGGATTTTCCCCTGTCCGCGTTCGTTTCGCGCCACAACGACGAGACCCAGGCGGTCGGATACGGCAAGGGGATGATGATGTTCCATATGCTGCGTCGCCGACTCGGCGACGGGCCGTTCGTCGAAGGCCTGCGCCGTTTCTACCGTGATCAAGCCTTGAAGGAGGCCAGTTACAACGACCTGCGTCGGGCGATGGAATCGGCAACCGGTGCCGACCTGGTCTCGTTCTTCACGCAGTGGCTGACGCGCACGGGTGCCCCGATTTTGACGATCGAGGATGCCGGGGTACAGGGGCAGGACGGAGAGTGGATGCTTGATCTCACGCTAAAGCAGGCGCAAGAGGGACCGGCGTACGAACTGCGGGTCCCGGTCGCCGTCACGGTTGAAGGTGACGACCTGGCGCAGGAATTCGTCGTCGATATGAAAGAAAAAAAGCGGCGGGTTGAGATCGCCTTGCCGGCGAGGCCGCTGCGTGTCGACGTGGACCCGGATTTCGACCTGTTCCGCCGACTCGATCCCAGGGAGCTACCGCCGACCCTGGGGCAGGTGTTCGGCGCCGACAAGCCGTTGATCGTCCTGCCCTCGTCCGTGAGTGCGGGCGCAGCTCGGGAATACGGGGCGCTCGCGGCGGCCTGGCGGCGTCGCTATCCGGGAGCGGAAGCGGTCTCCGACCGGGAGATCGATGCACTGCCCGAAGACCGTTCGGTCTGGCTCCTGGGCCGGGAAAACCGGTTCACGGCGGAGTTCGACCGATGGGTTGGCGAGCGCGACGGACTCGATGATGTCCTTCGAGCCGCTTCCGCTGCGGGGCGTGTCGGAAACGCCAGTCTGGTGCTGGCCGCATGCAGACCCCACAGGCCGGATGTCGCTGTCGGGATGATTGCCGTCGACGATACGGCGGCTCTGGCGGGACTGGCGCGCAAGCTGCCGCACTACGGTGCTTACGGTTATCTCCTGTTCGAGGGGTCAGAACCGCGGAACGTGATGAAGGGGCAATGGCCGAGCACGGGATCGCCCCTTGCCGTCGACCTGGGCCCCGGTAATGACGAGGTGGCCGCGGCACGGCGCGCGGTGCCGCGGCCGCTGGGGGAACCGGTCCCGGTACGGGCTAAGGCGATTT
- a CDS encoding ChaN family lipoprotein, producing MTHATANGTMKTRLRHGFMSLTAWVAVALLAACMPEPKPAKTEPVGLNLGDGAEIMSVDLSTLQTLDKLVEKLTGSRVVFVGESHDRYEHHLAQLEIIRGLHARHPKMVIAMEFFQQPYQGSLDDYVSGAVSEEQMLRATEYFSRWSFDYRLYRPILEYARERGIPLLALNVPTEISRKVAQEGINGLQGDDAAWVPEGFDRSDVEYETRMREIFEQHPHAAQQRFEYFFESQLLWDEGMAERAGEYLEANPDTLMVVLAGSGHLAYRSGIPARLARLSGIEGPVVLVGADALTDPAIADYVLIVKERSLQPRGLLGIFMEDTDQGVVVSGLSKDSAAARAGIVKRDRLLELDGISVGGTEDVRIALLDAEPEDSVSVRIARENDGKESVVDVDVILGQ from the coding sequence ATGACACACGCCACTGCCAACGGGACGATGAAGACCCGTTTGCGGCATGGTTTCATGTCCTTAACTGCCTGGGTCGCGGTTGCGCTACTTGCGGCCTGTATGCCGGAACCGAAACCGGCGAAGACCGAACCGGTCGGTCTGAACCTTGGGGATGGGGCGGAAATAATGTCCGTGGACCTGTCGACCCTGCAAACCCTCGATAAACTGGTCGAAAAACTCACCGGGTCTCGTGTGGTATTCGTCGGCGAATCCCACGACCGCTACGAACACCACCTCGCCCAGCTCGAAATCATTCGCGGACTCCATGCGAGGCACCCGAAAATGGTCATCGCCATGGAATTCTTCCAGCAACCCTATCAGGGATCGCTCGACGACTACGTCAGCGGCGCGGTCAGCGAGGAGCAGATGCTGAGGGCGACGGAATACTTCAGCCGCTGGAGTTTCGACTACCGACTCTACCGACCGATTCTGGAATACGCCCGCGAACGGGGGATCCCCCTGCTCGCCCTCAATGTCCCGACGGAAATCAGCAGAAAGGTGGCGCAGGAGGGCATCAACGGGCTCCAGGGTGACGATGCGGCGTGGGTTCCGGAAGGCTTCGATCGCTCCGATGTGGAATACGAGACCCGCATGCGCGAGATCTTCGAGCAGCACCCGCACGCGGCACAGCAACGGTTCGAGTATTTCTTCGAATCGCAACTGCTCTGGGACGAAGGCATGGCCGAACGTGCAGGCGAATACCTGGAAGCAAACCCGGACACCCTGATGGTCGTGCTGGCCGGTTCGGGGCACCTGGCCTACCGATCGGGGATCCCGGCCCGCCTCGCGCGCCTTAGCGGCATCGAAGGACCCGTCGTGCTGGTCGGTGCGGACGCGCTGACCGACCCGGCGATCGCCGACTACGTGCTCATCGTCAAGGAACGATCGCTTCAGCCGCGGGGGCTGCTCGGCATCTTCATGGAGGATACCGACCAGGGCGTCGTCGTCAGTGGCCTCTCGAAAGACAGCGCCGCGGCCCGGGCCGGAATCGTCAAGCGGGACCGGCTCCTCGAACTCGACGGGATCTCCGTCGGTGGTACCGAGGATGTCAGGATCGCACTGCTGGACGCGGAGCCGGAAGATTCGGTCTCCGTTCGGATCGCACGGGAGAACGATGGAAAGGAGTCCGTCGTGGATGTGGATGTCATCTTGGGGCAGTAG